The following are from one region of the Gryllotalpicola protaetiae genome:
- a CDS encoding TetR/AcrR family transcriptional regulator: MDAAGDDPRAARSKRALVAAGTELLDAYDLEELSITQVVAAAGVTRPTFYQHFGDLAELARAAAVTRLDEEFERHEPVPPSVGDWLARVEPVVHELLEHLAAHRDFYRRVLHGPRTGAAVNAAVDLVARRILERSPLQAVADPDSEEIRDSVVILSGGIVWLLSNWLGTPLTGRDSVEAMAHRISVQLTRFALAD, translated from the coding sequence ATGGATGCCGCAGGCGATGATCCACGCGCGGCGCGCTCGAAGCGCGCGCTGGTCGCAGCGGGCACCGAGCTGCTCGACGCGTACGACCTCGAAGAGCTGTCGATCACTCAGGTGGTCGCGGCGGCCGGGGTCACGCGGCCCACGTTCTACCAGCACTTCGGCGACCTCGCCGAACTCGCTCGTGCCGCCGCCGTGACACGGCTCGACGAGGAGTTCGAGCGCCATGAGCCGGTCCCGCCGTCGGTCGGCGATTGGCTCGCGCGCGTCGAGCCGGTCGTCCACGAGCTGCTCGAGCACCTTGCCGCGCATCGGGACTTCTATCGCCGGGTGCTGCACGGGCCGCGCACGGGTGCCGCGGTCAACGCGGCCGTGGACCTGGTCGCGCGCCGCATCCTGGAGCGGTCGCCGCTGCAGGCGGTCGCCGACCCCGATTCCGAGGAGATTCGCGACAGCGTCGTGATCCTGTCCGGCGGCATCGTCTGGCTGCTGAGCAACTGGCTCGGCACGCCGCTCACCGGCCGTGACTCGGTCGAGGCGATGGCCCACCGGATCAGCGTGCAGCTGACCCGGTTCGCTCTCGCTGACTGA
- a CDS encoding acetyl/propionyl/methylcrotonyl-CoA carboxylase subunit alpha: protein MPRISKVLIANRGEIAVRVIRAARDSGIGSVAVYADQDRDAMHARLADEAYALGGTTSAETYLVIDKLLSVARRSGADAVHPGYGFLAENADFARAVIDAGLVWIGPSPEAIERLGDKVSARHVAEIAGAPMAPGTLNPVADASEVVAFADEHGLPVAIKAAFGGGGRGLKVARTREEIPELFDSATREAVAAFGRGECFVEKYLDKPRHVETQCLADAHGNVVVVSTRDCSLQRRHQKLVEEAPAPFLTDSQRDELYRASKAILKEVGYLGAGTCEFLIGQDGTVSFLEVNTRLQVEHPVSEEVTGIDLVREQFRLAEGGVLDYPDPEPRAHSFEFRINGEDAGRNFMPAPGPVHVFKAASGPGVRVDSGVQAGDEISGAFDSLLAKLIVTGATREEALERSRRALDEFEVAGLPTVLPFHRAIVRDPAFAPAGGEPFSIYTRWIETEWSGGVTPWSGAADAAPHTPEERHSIVLEVEGKRVEVTLPSKLLLSPGAHAARPAPKRASGGRAAAGTPAASGNAITAPMQATVVKIAVDEGAEVVKGDLVVVLEAMKMEQPLVAHKDGRIEGINATVGATVSSGTRLLSIV, encoded by the coding sequence ACAGCGGGATCGGGTCGGTCGCGGTCTACGCCGACCAGGACAGGGACGCGATGCACGCCCGCCTCGCCGACGAGGCCTACGCGCTCGGCGGCACGACGAGCGCCGAGACCTACCTCGTGATCGACAAGCTGCTGTCGGTCGCGCGCCGCTCGGGCGCCGACGCCGTGCACCCCGGCTACGGCTTCCTCGCCGAGAACGCCGACTTCGCCCGCGCCGTGATCGACGCCGGGCTCGTCTGGATCGGCCCGAGCCCCGAGGCGATCGAGCGCCTGGGCGACAAGGTGAGCGCCCGCCACGTGGCAGAGATCGCCGGGGCGCCGATGGCGCCCGGCACCCTGAACCCGGTGGCGGATGCCTCGGAGGTCGTCGCCTTCGCCGACGAGCACGGCCTGCCCGTCGCCATCAAGGCTGCCTTCGGCGGGGGCGGTCGCGGTCTCAAGGTGGCGCGCACCCGCGAGGAGATCCCCGAGCTGTTCGACTCGGCGACCCGCGAAGCGGTCGCGGCGTTCGGCCGCGGCGAGTGCTTCGTCGAGAAATACCTCGACAAGCCGCGTCACGTCGAGACCCAGTGCCTCGCCGACGCGCACGGCAACGTTGTCGTCGTCTCGACGCGCGACTGCTCGCTGCAGCGCCGTCACCAGAAGCTCGTGGAGGAAGCGCCCGCGCCGTTCCTCACCGACTCGCAGCGCGACGAGCTGTACCGCGCGTCGAAGGCGATCCTGAAAGAGGTCGGCTACCTCGGCGCAGGCACCTGCGAGTTCCTGATCGGCCAGGACGGCACGGTCAGCTTCCTCGAGGTGAACACGCGCCTGCAGGTCGAGCACCCCGTCTCCGAAGAGGTCACGGGCATCGACCTCGTGCGCGAGCAGTTCCGCCTCGCCGAGGGCGGCGTGCTCGACTACCCTGACCCGGAGCCCCGCGCGCACTCCTTCGAGTTCCGCATCAACGGCGAGGACGCGGGCCGCAACTTCATGCCGGCGCCTGGCCCCGTGCACGTGTTCAAGGCAGCGTCGGGGCCCGGCGTGCGCGTCGACTCGGGCGTGCAGGCCGGCGATGAGATCTCGGGCGCGTTCGACTCGCTGCTCGCGAAGCTGATCGTCACCGGCGCGACCCGCGAGGAGGCGCTCGAGCGCTCGCGCCGCGCCCTCGACGAGTTCGAGGTGGCCGGCCTGCCGACCGTGCTGCCGTTCCACCGCGCGATCGTGCGCGACCCCGCGTTCGCCCCGGCCGGCGGCGAGCCGTTCAGCATCTACACGCGCTGGATCGAGACGGAGTGGTCGGGGGGTGTCACACCGTGGAGCGGTGCGGCGGATGCTGCGCCGCACACCCCCGAGGAGCGACACAGCATCGTGCTCGAGGTCGAGGGGAAGCGCGTCGAGGTCACGCTGCCGTCGAAGCTGCTGCTCTCCCCCGGCGCCCACGCCGCGCGGCCCGCGCCGAAGCGCGCCTCGGGCGGGCGCGCCGCCGCCGGCACGCCCGCGGCCTCCGGCAACGCGATCACGGCGCCCATGCAGGCGACCGTCGTGAAGATCGCGGTCGATGAAGGTGCCGAGGTCGTCAAGGGCGACCTCGTCGTCGTGCTCGAGGCGATGAAGATGGAGCAGCCGCTCGTCGCCCACAAGGACGGCCGCATCGAGGGCATCAACGCGACGGTCGGCGCGACGGTCTCGAGCGGCACCCGCCTGCTGAGCATCGTCTGA